A DNA window from Thermosynechococcaceae cyanobacterium Okahandja contains the following coding sequences:
- a CDS encoding photosystem I protein PsaX translates to MATKSAKPTYAFRTFWAVLLLAINFLVAAYYFGILK, encoded by the coding sequence ATGGCAACCAAATCTGCAAAGCCCACCTATGCGTTTCGTACCTTTTGGGCGGTTCTGCTGCTGGCAATTAACTTCCTCGTTGCCGCCTACTACTTTGGCATCCTCAAATAA
- a CDS encoding chaperonin family protein RbcX, which produces MDVKHIAKQTSKTLISYLTYQAVRTVIAQLTETDPPRSLWLQQFTSRENVQDGERYLEALFREQPDLGFRILTVREHLAEMVADYLPEMLRSGIQQANRHQRCQQLERMTQVSEAPTEGSPPPGSTTD; this is translated from the coding sequence ATGGATGTCAAACACATTGCCAAGCAAACCAGCAAAACCCTGATTAGTTACCTAACGTATCAGGCGGTGCGCACGGTAATTGCCCAACTTACAGAGACCGATCCACCGCGATCGCTGTGGTTGCAGCAATTCACCAGTCGCGAAAACGTCCAAGATGGTGAACGCTACCTTGAGGCTCTTTTTCGCGAGCAGCCGGATCTAGGGTTTCGCATCCTGACGGTGCGGGAGCACTTGGCCGAAATGGTGGCCGATTACTTACCGGAAATGTTGCGGTCTGGCATCCAGCAGGCAAACCGACACCAACGCTGCCAGCAATTAGAGCGCATGACCCAAGTGTCAGAGGCTCCTACTGAGGGCAGCCCACCCCCTGGGTCAACCACCGATTAA
- a CDS encoding aminotransferase class V-fold PLP-dependent enzyme, with product MDLETLYAYHQSYPALLNKTYLNYGGQGPLHQETWQAMIQSDRHIQEQGPFANRVFPWLSQQLQDLRHALANLLHTTADTIALTDSVTTGCNIVLWGINWQAGDHLLISNCEHPGVVAIAQQLERRLGIVVDRVDVWPWCEDDVAAIAARLHPRTRLVVLSHLLWNTGKLLPLQEIVQLCHQRGIQVLADAAQSVGMVPLNLPALGVDYYAFTGHKWCCGPAGLGGLYIRRDCLETLEPTFVGWRGIHQTRDAQPAGWKDDASRFEVATTAFSLVSALTTALAVHEQWGSGGDRYRRICYLSQYLWHQLQGMGGLTCLSPVPPPSGLISFQLANGQHRQLVQDLEAQDILVRELLFPPSVRACVHYFTLPEECDRFVLALKHWLQAHP from the coding sequence ATGGATCTTGAGACCCTCTACGCCTACCATCAGAGTTATCCGGCTTTGCTCAATAAAACCTACCTGAATTACGGTGGTCAAGGCCCGCTGCACCAAGAGACTTGGCAGGCCATGATCCAGAGCGATCGCCACATCCAAGAGCAAGGCCCCTTTGCCAATCGGGTGTTCCCGTGGCTGTCGCAGCAGTTACAGGATCTGCGCCACGCCCTTGCCAATTTACTGCACACCACTGCCGACACCATTGCCCTCACGGATTCTGTTACCACTGGCTGCAATATTGTCCTCTGGGGCATTAACTGGCAGGCGGGCGATCATCTGTTGATCTCCAATTGCGAGCATCCGGGGGTTGTGGCCATCGCCCAGCAACTTGAGCGCCGCTTAGGCATTGTGGTGGATCGGGTGGATGTTTGGCCGTGGTGCGAAGACGACGTTGCGGCCATTGCGGCACGGCTGCATCCCCGGACCCGCCTCGTGGTGCTCAGTCACCTGCTGTGGAATACGGGCAAGCTGCTGCCCCTACAAGAGATTGTGCAACTGTGCCACCAGCGGGGCATTCAGGTGTTGGCGGACGCGGCCCAGAGTGTGGGCATGGTGCCCCTGAACTTACCCGCGTTGGGGGTCGATTACTATGCCTTTACGGGGCACAAATGGTGCTGCGGGCCAGCGGGGCTTGGCGGGCTGTATATCCGGCGCGATTGCCTCGAGACCCTTGAACCGACGTTTGTGGGCTGGCGGGGGATTCATCAAACCCGCGATGCTCAGCCCGCTGGCTGGAAAGACGATGCCAGTCGCTTTGAAGTGGCCACCACTGCTTTTTCCTTGGTCAGTGCCCTCACGACTGCGCTGGCGGTACACGAGCAATGGGGCAGTGGGGGCGATCGCTACCGCCGCATTTGCTATCTGAGTCAGTACCTGTGGCACCAGTTACAGGGGATGGGGGGCTTAACCTGCCTCAGTCCGGTGCCACCCCCGTCTGGCCTCATCTCGTTTCAGCTTGCCAATGGGCAGCACCGCCAATTGGTGCAAGATCTCGAAGCACAGGATATTCTGGTGCGGGAGTTGTTATTCCCCCCCTCCGTGCGAGCCTGTGTGCATTACTTTACGCTGCCCGAGGAGTGCGATCGCTTTGTCCTTGCCCTGAAACACTGGTTACAGGCGCATCCCTAG
- a CDS encoding ribulose bisphosphate carboxylase small subunit, whose protein sequence is MKTLPKERRYETFSYLPPLSDAQIARQIQYTIEQGYHPCVEFNESSDAEIYYWTMWKLPLFNCTSPQEVLNEVQQCRSEYPNCYIRVVAFDNIKQCQVMSFIVHKPNQGNSGYSGYRY, encoded by the coding sequence ATGAAAACACTACCCAAAGAGCGTCGCTACGAAACCTTCTCTTACCTGCCTCCCCTCAGCGATGCCCAAATTGCGCGGCAAATTCAGTACACCATCGAGCAAGGCTATCACCCCTGTGTCGAGTTTAACGAAAGCTCGGATGCTGAAATTTATTACTGGACCATGTGGAAGTTGCCCTTGTTCAACTGCACCAGCCCCCAAGAGGTGCTCAACGAAGTGCAACAGTGCCGCTCAGAATACCCCAACTGCTACATCCGTGTGGTTGCCTTTGACAATATCAAGCAGTGTCAAGTGATGAGCTTTATTGTCCACAAGCCTAACCAAGGGAATAGCGGCTACAGCGGCTACCGCTACTAA
- the ylqF gene encoding ribosome biogenesis GTPase YlqF — MSPVIQWYPGHIAKAERALREQLKLVDVILEVRDARIPLASCHPHMGQWAKGKQRLLVLNRVDMIQEGDRQRWLQWFMAQNETPFFTNAQRGQGVRLLQQAALNAGRTINQRRQQRGMQARAVRAVVLGFPNVGKSALINRLLQQRVAESAARPGVTRQLRWIRISPTLELLDTPGVLPPNLKDQQAAIKLAICDDIGQAAYDPCRIAPELVVLLKHLQQEQRLADRYDLALGNHSGEGYLYDLAQKRYQGNLERAARQLLQDYRRGQLGAIALEQPPQNS; from the coding sequence ATGAGTCCAGTGATTCAGTGGTACCCCGGCCACATTGCCAAGGCGGAGCGGGCGCTGCGGGAGCAATTGAAGCTGGTGGACGTGATCCTAGAGGTGCGGGATGCCCGCATTCCCTTAGCCAGTTGTCATCCGCACATGGGGCAGTGGGCCAAGGGGAAGCAGCGGTTACTGGTGCTGAATCGGGTGGATATGATTCAGGAGGGCGATCGCCAACGCTGGTTGCAGTGGTTCATGGCTCAAAACGAAACTCCCTTCTTTACGAATGCCCAGCGGGGGCAAGGGGTACGCCTGTTGCAGCAGGCAGCCCTAAACGCAGGCCGCACGATTAACCAACGTCGTCAGCAGCGGGGGATGCAGGCCCGTGCCGTTCGGGCGGTGGTGTTAGGTTTTCCCAATGTGGGCAAGTCAGCCCTCATTAATCGCTTATTGCAGCAGCGGGTGGCTGAAAGTGCGGCTCGCCCGGGCGTCACGCGACAATTGCGCTGGATTCGGATTTCTCCCACCCTAGAGTTACTCGACACCCCTGGAGTACTGCCCCCCAACCTGAAGGATCAGCAGGCGGCAATTAAGCTGGCCATTTGCGACGACATTGGCCAAGCAGCTTACGATCCATGCCGCATTGCACCGGAGCTAGTGGTGTTGCTGAAGCACCTACAGCAGGAACAGCGACTGGCAGACCGCTACGATCTGGCCCTAGGGAATCACTCCGGTGAAGGGTATCTCTACGACCTTGCCCAGAAACGCTACCAAGGGAACCTTGAGCGGGCGGCGCGGCAACTGCTACAGGACTACCGACGCGGGCAACTGGGGGCGATCGCCCTCGAGCAGCCGCCCCAAAATTCCTAA
- a CDS encoding form I ribulose bisphosphate carboxylase large subunit — MAYTQSKSQKAGYQAGVKDYRLTYYTPDYTPKDTDILAAFRVTPQPGVPYEEAGAAVAAESSTGTWTTVWTDLLTDLDRYKGRCYDIEPLPGEDNQFIAYIAYPLDLFEEGSVTNMLTSIVGNVFGFKALKALRLEDLRIPVAYLKTFQGPPHGIQVERDKLNKYGRPLLGCTIKPKLGLSAKNYGRAVYECLRGGLDFTKDDENINSQPFQRWRDRFLFVADAIHKAQAETGEIKGHYLNVTAGTCEEMLKRAEFAKELEMPIIMHDFLTAGFTANTTLSKWCRDNGLLLHIHRAMHAVIDRQKNHGMHFRVLAKCLRMSGGDHIHTGTVVGKLEGDKAVTLGFVDLLRENYIEQDRSKGIYFTQDWASMPGVMAVASGGIHVWHMPALVDIFGDDAVLQFGGGTLGHPWGNAPGATANRVALEACVQARNEGRDLMREGGDIIREAARWSPELAAACELWKEIKFEFEAQDTI, encoded by the coding sequence ATGGCCTATACGCAATCAAAATCCCAGAAAGCTGGGTATCAGGCTGGGGTAAAGGATTACCGCCTCACCTACTACACACCGGACTACACCCCGAAAGATACGGACATTCTAGCGGCATTCCGGGTGACACCGCAGCCGGGGGTGCCCTACGAAGAAGCGGGTGCGGCGGTTGCCGCTGAGTCCTCCACCGGTACATGGACCACGGTGTGGACGGATCTCCTCACGGATTTGGATCGCTACAAAGGTCGTTGCTACGACATTGAACCCCTGCCCGGCGAGGACAATCAGTTCATTGCCTATATTGCCTATCCCCTTGACCTGTTTGAGGAAGGCTCTGTTACCAACATGCTGACCTCGATTGTGGGGAACGTGTTTGGTTTCAAAGCCCTGAAAGCCCTGCGCCTCGAAGACTTGCGGATTCCTGTGGCCTACCTGAAAACCTTCCAAGGGCCACCCCACGGCATTCAAGTTGAGCGGGACAAACTCAACAAGTATGGCCGTCCCCTGTTGGGCTGTACCATTAAACCCAAGCTGGGTCTGTCGGCTAAAAACTATGGCCGTGCGGTTTACGAGTGCTTGCGCGGTGGTCTGGACTTCACCAAAGACGACGAGAACATTAACTCGCAGCCGTTCCAACGCTGGCGCGATCGCTTCCTTTTTGTGGCGGATGCGATTCACAAAGCCCAAGCAGAAACCGGTGAAATCAAAGGTCACTACCTGAACGTGACCGCTGGCACCTGCGAAGAAATGCTGAAGCGGGCCGAGTTTGCCAAAGAACTCGAAATGCCCATTATCATGCACGACTTCTTAACCGCTGGCTTTACCGCCAATACCACCCTCTCGAAGTGGTGTCGCGACAATGGCCTGCTACTGCACATCCACCGTGCCATGCACGCCGTCATTGACCGCCAGAAAAACCATGGGATGCACTTCCGCGTTTTGGCCAAGTGTCTGCGGATGTCTGGCGGTGACCATATCCACACGGGTACCGTGGTCGGTAAACTCGAAGGGGACAAAGCCGTTACCCTAGGGTTTGTGGATCTGCTGCGGGAGAACTACATCGAGCAAGATCGCTCCAAAGGGATTTACTTTACCCAAGACTGGGCATCGATGCCGGGCGTGATGGCGGTGGCCTCCGGTGGTATTCACGTTTGGCACATGCCAGCCCTAGTGGATATTTTTGGCGATGATGCGGTGCTGCAATTTGGCGGCGGTACCTTGGGTCACCCGTGGGGGAACGCTCCCGGTGCAACGGCCAACCGCGTCGCCCTTGAAGCCTGTGTCCAAGCTCGCAACGAAGGCCGCGACCTGATGCGCGAAGGTGGCGACATCATCCGTGAAGCCGCCCGCTGGAGTCCTGAGTTGGCGGCAGCCTGCGAACTGTGGAAAGAAATCAAGTTTGAGTTTGAAGCTCAAGACACGATTTAG
- a CDS encoding CBS domain-containing protein, with protein MDLVLCHQIADFDTLGAAVGLARLYPGTKIVLTGGTHPKVGEFLAYHRDEYPLIEARAVDPTQLRQVWIVDTQWCKQLGPAAAWLAQPQVEITVYDHHLEIKGDIAATTLCLEPVGATSTIITERLQAANVALTPTEATVLALGIHADTGSLTFEQTTVRDVQALAWLLSQGAHQRAIATYSEAGLSRDLQPLLRQAWADLHHQEHHGYRVGWVLLATEDYLPGLSRLITQLADLSECDAILLGHAYRHNHLAVIARSQIPGVNVAQLLQTIGGGGHAQAAAATMISPTPQQVLKDLYEALCQQIPHPPTAAELMSSPVRTVRPETPIADAHRVLLRYGHSGLSVVDATGELLGIISRRDLDIALHHGFAHAPVKGYMKAPVRTIRPETPLPEIQALMVQYDIGRLPVMNAQGDLLGIVTRTDVLRHVYALTAETETVCPLPTLNLYTALRQRLPSLLWELLQHAAKIAKERGWQLYLVGGAVRDLLLAIAQGSDAVPTREFDLVVDGVQQEAAAGVQLAQALHGMYQETDLQVYGQFQTAALHWPKSSELAGFAVDIATARSEFYPYPAAHPEVAASSIRQDLYRRDFTINALALRLTAPRHGEVLDFFGGRDDLERRLIRVLHPNSFIEDPTRIFRAVRFAVRLGFAIETQTRQYIEYALTSGVFEGVDRATAKRPSLQSRLRNELRHLLELPVAPGEAFAGDRALTLLAELGALQCLDRQVRFTATERGQLELVWQWWPHLPQRQEWQTFPLWQLLLLALIVNVPSAVAIARQLQLSEEAVRWLETLPHLRQHWQTTVATTRRLSTYCQCLEGYPLPLLVLLAAQLRGDSAAPHLIERLRHYLWQWRLQKSILNGHDLQALGYKRGPQLRQILEELRAATLDGLVSDRASAVAYVQRHYPLPS; from the coding sequence ATGGATCTGGTACTGTGCCATCAAATTGCTGATTTTGACACGCTGGGGGCAGCAGTGGGTCTGGCACGGCTTTATCCGGGCACAAAAATTGTGTTAACGGGGGGAACCCATCCAAAGGTGGGTGAATTTTTGGCCTACCACCGGGATGAATATCCCCTGATTGAGGCGCGGGCGGTAGATCCCACCCAGCTTCGCCAAGTCTGGATTGTGGATACCCAATGGTGCAAGCAGTTGGGGCCAGCAGCGGCATGGCTGGCGCAACCCCAAGTCGAGATTACCGTTTACGATCATCATTTGGAAATCAAGGGGGATATTGCCGCTACCACTCTTTGTCTTGAGCCGGTCGGAGCGACCAGCACGATCATTACTGAGCGGTTGCAGGCTGCCAATGTTGCTTTAACGCCGACAGAAGCAACGGTTCTAGCTCTGGGTATTCATGCGGATACGGGATCCCTGACGTTTGAGCAAACGACGGTGCGGGATGTGCAGGCGCTGGCTTGGCTGCTGAGCCAAGGTGCCCATCAACGGGCGATCGCCACCTATAGTGAGGCCGGTCTCAGTCGCGATCTGCAGCCCCTCTTACGCCAAGCATGGGCAGATTTACACCACCAAGAGCACCACGGCTATCGCGTCGGTTGGGTATTGTTGGCCACAGAGGACTATCTGCCCGGGTTGTCGCGGCTCATTACCCAACTGGCAGACCTCAGTGAGTGTGATGCCATCCTCTTGGGCCATGCCTACCGCCACAACCATCTGGCGGTGATTGCCCGCAGCCAGATTCCGGGGGTCAATGTGGCACAACTGCTCCAGACCATTGGGGGTGGGGGTCATGCCCAAGCGGCGGCGGCCACAATGATCAGCCCAACGCCGCAGCAGGTACTCAAGGATCTCTATGAGGCCCTGTGCCAACAGATTCCCCACCCCCCCACGGCGGCTGAACTCATGTCCTCGCCGGTGCGCACGGTGCGTCCGGAGACGCCCATTGCCGATGCCCATCGGGTGCTGCTGCGCTATGGTCACTCGGGCTTATCGGTGGTAGATGCCACCGGCGAATTGCTGGGAATTATTTCGCGGCGCGATTTGGATATTGCCCTACACCACGGCTTTGCCCATGCCCCTGTCAAGGGTTACATGAAAGCGCCGGTGCGCACGATTCGTCCCGAGACCCCTTTGCCGGAGATCCAAGCCTTGATGGTGCAGTACGATATTGGGCGACTGCCCGTGATGAATGCCCAAGGAGATCTCCTAGGGATTGTTACCCGCACTGATGTGTTGCGCCATGTCTATGCCCTGACTGCGGAGACGGAAACCGTGTGCCCGCTGCCAACGCTAAATCTTTACACGGCGCTGCGCCAGCGGCTGCCCTCGTTGCTATGGGAACTGCTACAACACGCTGCCAAAATTGCGAAGGAACGGGGCTGGCAACTGTACCTTGTTGGGGGGGCGGTGCGGGATCTGCTGTTGGCGATCGCCCAAGGCTCCGATGCGGTTCCCACCCGCGAGTTTGATCTGGTGGTGGATGGGGTACAGCAGGAGGCGGCAGCGGGGGTACAGCTTGCCCAAGCCCTCCACGGGATGTATCAGGAGACGGATCTACAGGTGTATGGTCAGTTTCAGACCGCTGCCCTGCACTGGCCGAAGTCCTCTGAGTTGGCGGGCTTTGCCGTGGATATTGCCACTGCCCGCAGCGAGTTTTACCCCTACCCGGCGGCGCATCCGGAAGTGGCTGCCAGTTCTATTCGCCAGGATCTTTACCGCCGTGACTTTACAATTAATGCCTTGGCGTTGCGCCTGACGGCACCCCGGCACGGAGAAGTCCTAGACTTTTTTGGCGGTCGGGACGATTTAGAGCGACGTTTAATTCGGGTGTTGCACCCCAATAGCTTTATTGAAGACCCAACCCGGATTTTTCGGGCGGTGCGCTTTGCGGTGCGTCTGGGGTTTGCGATCGAGACCCAAACCCGCCAGTACATTGAGTACGCCCTCACCAGTGGTGTTTTTGAGGGGGTGGATCGTGCCACGGCCAAACGACCGTCCCTCCAAAGCCGCCTGCGTAATGAGTTGCGTCACCTACTAGAGCTACCTGTTGCCCCCGGGGAAGCCTTTGCGGGCGATCGCGCCCTAACCCTATTGGCGGAGCTGGGGGCACTGCAGTGCTTAGACCGGCAGGTGCGCTTTACGGCCACCGAGCGCGGTCAGTTGGAATTGGTGTGGCAGTGGTGGCCGCATCTCCCCCAACGGCAAGAGTGGCAAACGTTTCCCCTTTGGCAATTGCTGCTGTTAGCCTTAATCGTGAATGTGCCCAGTGCCGTGGCGATCGCCCGTCAACTGCAACTGAGTGAGGAAGCGGTTCGCTGGCTAGAGACATTACCCCACCTGCGCCAGCACTGGCAGACCACTGTTGCCACCACCCGCCGTTTGAGTACCTACTGTCAATGTTTAGAGGGCTATCCGCTGCCGTTGTTGGTGCTGCTGGCGGCTCAATTACGGGGGGATTCGGCGGCACCGCACCTGATTGAACGGTTACGGCACTACCTCTGGCAGTGGCGACTGCAAAAAAGTATCCTCAACGGTCATGATCTGCAAGCCTTGGGCTACAAGCGTGGCCCCCAGTTACGGCAGATCTTGGAGGAGTTACGGGCGGCAACCTTAGATGGCCTCGTGAGCGATCGCGCCAGTGCGGTGGCCTATGTGCAACGCCATTACCCGTTGCCTTCCTAG
- a CDS encoding TIGR03279 family radical SAM protein, whose translation MNQRAVRPAIVSRVEPNSIAAELGFEAGDALVAINGDRPRDLIDYRFLCADEVLTLEVLGKDGQTYTLEIEKEVDDDLGLEFTTALFDGLLQCNNRCPFCFIDQQPPGKRQSLYAKDDDYRLSFLYGSYLTLTNLTAAEWQRIAQLRLSPLYVSVHATLPHVRERLLKNPRAAEILRQIAWFQEQRLQLHAQVVVCPGINDGECLQQTLQDLVAFYDPEWPTVLSVAVVPVGLTRFRPAEDELVPVSAAHAQRVIQQVQTLQEQFQRQWGTPFAWLADEWFLIAGVPLPPADHYQDYPQLSNGVGTIRLFLEEFAAHSQDLPSRLRTPRHLSWVVGNTVGEVFQPLVTRLNQIENLRLDFYPLASDYWGQTMTVTGLLTGHDLIHHLQGKLLGDRLLLPSIMLKHDQPIFLDDVSLDTVAEALNVPIQVVSEGAAGLIAACTASSS comes from the coding sequence ATGAATCAGCGTGCTGTTCGTCCCGCTATTGTCAGTCGTGTGGAACCGAACTCGATTGCTGCCGAGTTGGGGTTTGAAGCGGGTGATGCCTTGGTGGCTATTAATGGCGATCGCCCCCGCGACCTCATTGACTATCGCTTTTTGTGCGCTGATGAGGTGTTAACGCTAGAGGTGCTCGGCAAAGATGGCCAAACCTACACCCTAGAAATTGAAAAAGAGGTGGATGACGACCTTGGTCTGGAATTTACCACGGCGCTGTTTGATGGGCTGTTGCAGTGCAACAATCGCTGTCCCTTTTGCTTTATTGATCAACAACCGCCCGGCAAGCGCCAAAGCCTCTATGCCAAGGATGACGACTATCGCCTCAGTTTTCTCTACGGCAGTTACCTCACCCTCACCAACCTCACGGCTGCCGAGTGGCAACGGATTGCCCAACTGCGCCTGTCACCCCTCTACGTCTCGGTTCATGCCACCCTTCCTCATGTGCGAGAACGGCTCCTGAAAAACCCACGGGCGGCAGAGATTCTGCGGCAAATTGCTTGGTTTCAGGAGCAGCGACTCCAACTCCATGCCCAAGTGGTAGTGTGCCCAGGCATTAATGATGGGGAATGCCTGCAGCAAACGTTACAGGATTTAGTCGCCTTTTACGATCCGGAGTGGCCGACGGTTCTCTCGGTGGCCGTGGTGCCGGTGGGCTTAACCCGGTTTCGGCCTGCTGAGGATGAACTGGTACCCGTGAGTGCCGCCCACGCCCAGCGGGTGATTCAACAGGTACAAACCCTCCAAGAACAATTTCAGCGCCAATGGGGTACCCCGTTTGCATGGCTGGCAGATGAGTGGTTTTTGATTGCCGGGGTGCCCTTACCCCCTGCTGACCATTACCAAGATTATCCGCAATTGAGCAATGGGGTCGGCACTATTCGGCTGTTTTTAGAAGAGTTTGCCGCCCACAGCCAAGACTTACCAAGCCGTCTTCGAACACCGCGCCACCTGAGTTGGGTTGTGGGGAATACGGTTGGTGAGGTGTTCCAGCCCCTTGTGACCCGCCTCAACCAAATTGAGAACCTGCGTCTAGATTTCTATCCGTTAGCCAGTGACTACTGGGGGCAGACGATGACAGTAACGGGGTTGCTCACCGGCCATGACCTCATTCATCATTTGCAGGGGAAGCTCCTCGGCGATCGCCTGCTGCTGCCGAGTATCATGCTGAAGCACGACCAACCTATTTTTCTGGACGATGTTTCCCTTGATACCGTTGCTGAGGCTCTAAACGTGCCCATTCAAGTGGTGAGCGAAGGCGCAGCGGGGCTGATTGCCGCCTGTACCGCCAGTTCCTCATAA
- a CDS encoding amino acid ABC transporter permease yields MLRARLQGLIAPPLAPPWVVGLNGLFLVAVGLGLVAFGGYLYHYRATLVLYAPFLLQAAVTTFLISLFSLLLAVILGAIATWARRHPAQPLRQASTIYIEFIRGTPTLVQLLVWGFGIGGLLGQLGFDPRQIAFEVMTVLQNNRLVSPLFNFMFYGSVGLGVNYGAYLSEVFRSGIEGIPKGQAEASLSLGLSERQTMARIILPQAILIILPPFTNNFITLIQDCALLTVIGVPELQNMTSSFANPITDPQRKLFIYVLGALFYFGLCYPLSRLSRYFEHRFTPAHTS; encoded by the coding sequence GTGTTGCGTGCCCGGCTACAAGGATTAATTGCGCCCCCTTTAGCGCCGCCATGGGTGGTTGGGCTGAATGGTCTGTTTTTGGTGGCGGTGGGGTTAGGACTTGTGGCCTTTGGGGGTTACCTGTACCACTATCGCGCTACGCTTGTCCTTTACGCGCCCTTTCTGCTGCAAGCGGCGGTCACGACGTTCCTTATTTCCCTATTTAGTCTGTTGCTGGCGGTCATTTTAGGGGCGATCGCCACCTGGGCACGGCGACATCCGGCGCAGCCCTTACGGCAGGCCAGCACCATTTATATTGAATTTATCCGTGGCACCCCCACCTTGGTGCAGCTTTTGGTGTGGGGGTTTGGCATTGGCGGTCTGCTGGGGCAGCTCGGGTTTGATCCACGGCAAATTGCCTTTGAGGTGATGACGGTGCTGCAAAATAACCGCCTAGTCTCACCCCTATTTAACTTTATGTTCTACGGCAGTGTTGGCCTTGGCGTAAACTACGGGGCTTACCTCAGTGAAGTCTTTCGCAGCGGTATTGAAGGTATTCCCAAGGGGCAAGCCGAAGCCAGTCTCAGTTTGGGGCTTTCGGAACGGCAAACCATGGCACGGATTATCCTTCCTCAGGCAATTTTAATTATTCTGCCGCCGTTTACCAATAACTTTATTACCCTGATCCAAGATTGCGCCCTCCTGACCGTTATTGGTGTGCCAGAACTCCAAAACATGACCAGTAGCTTTGCCAATCCAATTACTGACCCGCAGCGCAAGCTCTTTATCTATGTCCTAGGGGCGCTGTTTTATTTTGGCCTCTGCTACCCCCTCTCCCGCCTCTCCCGCTACTTTGAACACCGCTTTACGCCCGCTCACACCTCATAG
- a CDS encoding WecB/TagA/CpsF family glycosyltransferase has product MTEGYILGTRVVVTTYEQVCDRLGEWIAAASGGYIVAANVHVVMTGVWQRDFQAVVNGARVVTADGMPLVWGLRLLGCREAQRVYGPQLMLAVCDRAVREGWRIFLYGSEPWVLERLQTQLETWFPGLKIVGSYAPPFRSLTPAEEAADRQRIRASGADVVFVSLGCPKQERWMARQSPFLPAVLLGVGAAFNFHSGVVAQAPPWLMALGLEWLFRLWQEPRRLWQRYLINNPAFIVLFCGQLLGHTFHRWRRHHPH; this is encoded by the coding sequence ATGACAGAGGGCTACATTTTAGGCACCCGTGTTGTTGTGACCACCTATGAGCAGGTGTGCGATCGCCTCGGTGAATGGATTGCCGCCGCCAGTGGTGGCTATATCGTGGCTGCCAATGTTCATGTGGTGATGACAGGAGTGTGGCAGCGGGACTTCCAAGCGGTGGTGAACGGTGCCCGTGTGGTGACTGCCGACGGGATGCCCTTGGTGTGGGGGTTGCGCTTACTGGGCTGTCGAGAGGCGCAGCGGGTCTATGGGCCACAGTTAATGTTGGCGGTGTGCGATCGCGCCGTTCGGGAAGGCTGGCGCATTTTTCTGTACGGCAGTGAGCCATGGGTACTAGAGCGCTTGCAAACCCAGCTTGAGACGTGGTTTCCGGGGCTAAAAATTGTCGGGAGCTATGCCCCCCCCTTCCGTTCCCTAACACCGGCGGAGGAGGCTGCCGATCGCCAGCGCATCCGTGCGAGTGGTGCCGATGTGGTCTTTGTCAGTTTAGGCTGTCCCAAACAGGAACGGTGGATGGCGCGGCAAAGCCCATTCCTGCCCGCTGTTTTACTTGGGGTCGGTGCCGCCTTTAACTTCCACAGTGGCGTGGTGGCGCAGGCACCCCCTTGGCTCATGGCGCTAGGGCTAGAGTGGCTGTTTCGCCTCTGGCAAGAACCGCGCCGCCTTTGGCAACGCTACCTGATCAATAACCCGGCCTTTATCGTGCTTTTTTGTGGTCAATTACTGGGGCATACGTTCCACCGTTGGCGGCGGCACCATCCCCACTAA
- a CDS encoding peroxiredoxin: MSECLRVGQAAPDFEAVAVYDQEFKTIKLSDYRGKYVVLFFYPLDFTFVCPTEIVAFSDRYDEFAKLNTEVLGVSVDSQFSHLAWTQTDRKSGGVGDLKYPLVSDLKKEISSAYNVLTEEGVALRGLFIIDKEGVIQHATINNLAFGRSVDETLRTLQAIQYVQAHPDEVCPAGWQPGDKTMNPDPVKSKVYFEAVG; encoded by the coding sequence ATGTCTGAATGTTTGCGTGTTGGCCAAGCCGCCCCGGACTTTGAAGCGGTTGCCGTGTATGACCAAGAATTTAAAACCATCAAGCTGTCGGACTATCGCGGTAAATACGTTGTCCTCTTTTTCTATCCCCTTGACTTTACGTTTGTTTGCCCGACCGAAATTGTCGCCTTTAGCGATCGCTACGATGAGTTTGCCAAGCTCAACACGGAGGTGCTGGGGGTATCGGTGGATAGCCAATTTTCCCACTTGGCTTGGACGCAAACCGACCGCAAATCCGGTGGCGTTGGCGACCTCAAATACCCACTGGTGTCGGATCTGAAAAAAGAAATTAGTAGTGCCTATAACGTCTTGACAGAGGAAGGGGTTGCCCTGCGGGGACTGTTCATTATTGATAAAGAGGGGGTCATTCAGCACGCCACCATCAATAACTTGGCCTTTGGTCGCAGCGTTGACGAAACCCTGCGGACGCTGCAAGCCATTCAGTACGTGCAAGCCCATCCCGACGAAGTGTGCCCGGCCGGTTGGCAACCCGGTGACAAAACCATGAACCCTGATCCGGTGAAGTCCAAGGTTTATTTTGAGGCCGTTGGCTAA